The genomic interval AGGGCATAGCCACTCTTGGATACCATAACAGGGTCCAATACAATATTTTTCGGCTTGTACACCCATAATTTTTCGGCAATCACTTTTATGCTCTCAATTTGAGAAACCATGCCAATCTTTACCGCATCTGCCCCTATATCTTCAAAAATAGCATCTATCTGCTTTCCGATAATCTCGGGACTTATATCCTGAACTGCAATTACTCTTTGAGTATTTTGAGCTGTAACTGCCGTAATTACACTCATCCCAAAGACACCATGAGCAGAAAACGTTTTAAGATCTGCCTGAATCCCTGCTCCTCCTCCGGAATCAGAGCCAGCAATAGTCAACACCTTTTTCATGAAACCACCTCCATTAGAAAATTCTTTATATTTCTGTATTCATATCTATTTTTGACAATTACGCAATTTTTGTTATTATTTAGTAATTTCCATTGTATTTTTTAAAAATTTACGCCCTTTAAGCATAAGAAGTGCAATTATGCTTCCTGCTATTGTATTTATAAGGAAGGGAAACACATAGAAGAAGGCGGCCACTTCTTTGCCCATCAGAAGTTTTGCAACAGGGTAGGCAGCAATAGCTCCAAGGATCCCGGTTCCTACAATTTCCCCGGCAGCTGCAAACAGCTTATTGTTTGTTTTTTTATACAATATTCCAGCTAGGAAGGCTCCTATTATACTGCCAGGAAATGCAAGCAGCGTACCCACACCCAGAATGTTTCTTATTACCGATATACAGAAAGCTATCAATACGGCATATCCTGGTCCTAATGTTACAGCCGACAGCACATTTACAATGTGCTGTACAGGCGTACATTTTGAGGCACCTATTGGGAAGTATACAAAATTACTCATTGCTACGCCAAATGCAACCAGCATGGCTGCATGTATAAGTTTTCTGGTTTTCAATCAAAACACCTCCTTTTCGTCATCTCCCAGTACTTTAATATGTTTACCGGTAATAACCCTGTTCATATTCCTTACGGCACACATTTTTCCACACATTGTGCATGTATCGTTATATTGGGGAAGGGATTCATTCCTGTACTTCCTTGCTTTTTCAGGGTCTATAGCAAGAGAAAACATTTTTTCCCAATCCAATTCCTGTCTTGCTTTTCCCATTTCATAATCCCATTTCTCAACACCGGTAATCCCCTTAGCAAGGTCTGCAGCATGCGCAGCAATTTTGGATGCTATAATCCCTTCTTTCATATCTTCAAGGGTTGGAAGTCTTAAGTGCTCCGCGGGAGTGACGTAGCAAAGGAAATCAGCCCCGCTTGCAGCTGCTATGGCACCTCCGATAGCACTTGTAATGTGGTCGTAACCCGGAGCTATATCTGTAACAATAGGCCCTAACACATAAAACGGTGCGCCTCCACACAGTTTCTTTTCTAAGAGGACATTAGCGGCAATTTCATTTAAGCGCATATGTCCCGGCCCTTCAATTATAACCTGCACATTCTTTTCCCAGGCCCTTTTAGCCAATTCTCCCAGGGTTATCAGTTCCTTAACCTGGCTTGCATCTGTGGAATCTTTGATGCTTCCAGGGCGGCATGCATCTCCAAGACTTATGGTTACATCATATCTAGCGCATATATCTAATATTTCATCAAAATATTCAAAAAAAGGATTCTCTTTATTATTGAGTTCCATCCATGCATAGATTAGAGATCCTCCCCTTGAAACTATGTTTAATTGACGTTGATTTCTTTTGAACGTCTGTGCTGTTTCCCTGTTTATCCCCGCATGGATAGTCATAAAATCTACTCCATCCTGTGCATGCTTCTCGATAACATATATGAATTCGTCAGAAGTTATGCTTTCAAGTTCCTTGTCATAAAAACCCATAGCATCATATACAGGAACAGTACCTATCATGACAGCAGACATACCAATTAGTCTTCTTCTGAATTTTTCAGTTTTTCCGTAAGAACTCAAGTCCATTATAGCTTCTGCTTTCATTTCAATGGCCTTTTCCGCCTTTTTAAGTTCATCCTCAATGCTGCAGCAATCTTTTGAAACTCCCAAATTCACATTTATTTTTGTCCTTAACCCCAAACCTATTCCTTCAGGTTCAAGGTTTTTATGATTTTTATTCGCAGGTATCACTACCTTCCCTTCTGCCAAATAACCCCTCAATATTTCCACATCTACATTTTCTTTTTTGGCCACAATTTGCATTTCATTTGTTATTATCCCTTTTTTGGCAGCATCCATTTGAGTTGTATAATTCATACCAATCTTCCTTCCTTTTTAATTTTAAATTACTCCAGGTAATACAGGGGGATGTTTGTTTTGTTCCTACCGTGTTTTTTCACGTGATTACATGTGAATATGAAAAATGCTTACCCATAAGGTAAGCATTTAGAATTAGAACGGATTTTATAATTTTAATAATTTATATTGCTTCCCTACGGTAGTATTAACTACATCAGGTTCAAAGGGTCAGGTTTTAACCTTCTCAACCAAATGGTCCCCCCGCAAAACCACATTTTAACAATTTTATTAAGTTATCAACTAATATAATAACAATTACTTTTTTACAAAATATCATAATCATTATACATATTTTTTATAGTTTTGTAAATGAATTTTTTTTATGTTATCCTTATGTTATTGCACTTTTATTTTTATGCTATTACTTTTTATGCTATTTTTAAGATGTGTGCCAGTACTATATTTCAAAATCAATAAGCTTATTTACCTAGTCCTGCAAACAGGACACTTCTGCAGTCCAAGAGGTATTTCAAGCCCGCATTTATCCATAAGTTCCCCATTTGACAGAATTTCTCCTGTAGCTCCGTCTATTACTATTTTCCCCTCACTCAATACAATTGTTCTTTCACAAAGTTCCATAACCATGTCCAGGTCATGGGTAGCTATTATTTTTGTGTGGGTAAAACCCCGCAGGAGATTTATCAGCCTGCGTCTTGATTTAGGGTCAAGGGCTGACGACGGCTCATCCATGACAAGAATATCCGGGTTCATGGCTAATACTGTGGCAATGGATACCATCCTCTTCTCTCCTCCTGAAAGCCTGTATGGAGGTCTATCTATCAAATGCAGGGTACCCACAGTTTCAAGGGAATTTCTTACCCTCTTTTCAACCTCTTCCTCAGGCAACCTGTAATTACGTGGTCCAAAAGCTACATCATCATAAACTGTTGCCATAAACAACTGGTCGTCGGGATCCTGGAAAACCATCCCCACTCGTTGCCGTATAAACGGCAGGGTTTTTTTTGTAACCGGAATACCCCCTACGCTAATTTCTCCTTCATTCGGAAATAAAACCCCGACAAGATGCATTAACAATGTTGATTTGCCTGCACCATTTGCCCCCACAATACCTACAGACTCTCCATGTAATATTCTGAAGGAAATCCCCTTTAATGCCTGCTGCCCGTCAGGGTAACTGTATTTTAAATTCTTTCCTTCAATAATGTGATGACTCATATCATTTACCCACTCCTGCTTTTCATTCGATCCTGTTATTAGTTTGATCCTGTTATTAGTAAACCTATTATAGCCGGAACATCCACATACCGTATTATAAGGAAGTATATACTCCACCCTGCAAGGTATGCAATGTCGGATAACTTCATTTTTTTTACATTCCCGGTACTATACTCACCTGTAAATCCCCTGCAGCACATGGAGTTATAGATGCGTTTTGCCCTATCTAATGTTCTTATAATCAACTGGCCGGTAAGAGAACCCCACTCTCTAAATCTTACACCTTTTGTAAAAGGAGAACGGAGTGAATATGCACATAAGGTACGGGCAACCTCCTCTGCCAACACTGAAATGTACCTATATGTTAAAATAAGCTGCAATATAAATACTTTTGGTATTCTCATAATCGTTAAAGCATATGCAATCTTCGTCATCCCGGTAGTTGCTATTAGAATAAATACTCCCATTACAGTTAATAACCCTTTCAGCAGGATCGATATAAAAGATACCCATCCGGCAGATACTGTGAGCCATGGTAACACCGCCAGCGGTTTGCTATCAAATAAAGGGTTGAAAATGCCTATAATAATAATGAAAGGTGAAACTGCAACAAGCCTTTTAAAAATTGGTTTTAGCGGAATATCCGCCAAGTTCATTATCACCACAGGATAGAATATAAGAGGCAACAAGGTGCTTACTTCATATTTTTCGAAGGATACAGTTACCATCAGAAATATGAATGTTGTAAGCACCTTTGCAAGAGGATGTATATTGTGTATAGCCGTCCTCTTTTCAGAAAGCTCTTCAAGTATTCTAATATTATATAATGATTCTATCACTTTTGCCATAACTTCATTACAATC from Bacillota bacterium carries:
- the thiW gene encoding energy coupling factor transporter S component ThiW, which encodes MKTRKLIHAAMLVAFGVAMSNFVYFPIGASKCTPVQHIVNVLSAVTLGPGYAVLIAFCISVIRNILGVGTLLAFPGSIIGAFLAGILYKKTNNKLFAAAGEIVGTGILGAIAAYPVAKLLMGKEVAAFFYVFPFLINTIAGSIIALLMLKGRKFLKNTMEITK
- the thiC gene encoding phosphomethylpyrimidine synthase ThiC codes for the protein MNYTTQMDAAKKGIITNEMQIVAKKENVDVEILRGYLAEGKVVIPANKNHKNLEPEGIGLGLRTKINVNLGVSKDCCSIEDELKKAEKAIEMKAEAIMDLSSYGKTEKFRRRLIGMSAVMIGTVPVYDAMGFYDKELESITSDEFIYVIEKHAQDGVDFMTIHAGINRETAQTFKRNQRQLNIVSRGGSLIYAWMELNNKENPFFEYFDEILDICARYDVTISLGDACRPGSIKDSTDASQVKELITLGELAKRAWEKNVQVIIEGPGHMRLNEIAANVLLEKKLCGGAPFYVLGPIVTDIAPGYDHITSAIGGAIAAASGADFLCYVTPAEHLRLPTLEDMKEGIIASKIAAHAADLAKGITGVEKWDYEMGKARQELDWEKMFSLAIDPEKARKYRNESLPQYNDTCTMCGKMCAVRNMNRVITGKHIKVLGDDEKEVF
- a CDS encoding ABC transporter ATP-binding protein, which gives rise to MSHHIIEGKNLKYSYPDGQQALKGISFRILHGESVGIVGANGAGKSTLLMHLVGVLFPNEGEISVGGIPVTKKTLPFIRQRVGMVFQDPDDQLFMATVYDDVAFGPRNYRLPEEEVEKRVRNSLETVGTLHLIDRPPYRLSGGEKRMVSIATVLAMNPDILVMDEPSSALDPKSRRRLINLLRGFTHTKIIATHDLDMVMELCERTIVLSEGKIVIDGATGEILSNGELMDKCGLEIPLGLQKCPVCRTR
- the cbiQ gene encoding cobalt ECF transporter T component CbiQ; translation: MAKVIESLYNIRILEELSEKRTAIHNIHPLAKVLTTFIFLMVTVSFEKYEVSTLLPLIFYPVVIMNLADIPLKPIFKRLVAVSPFIIIIGIFNPLFDSKPLAVLPWLTVSAGWVSFISILLKGLLTVMGVFILIATTGMTKIAYALTIMRIPKVFILQLILTYRYISVLAEEVARTLCAYSLRSPFTKGVRFREWGSLTGQLIIRTLDRAKRIYNSMCCRGFTGEYSTGNVKKMKLSDIAYLAGWSIYFLIIRYVDVPAIIGLLITGSN